In bacterium, a single window of DNA contains:
- a CDS encoding thymidine phosphorylase encodes MNVVRLIERKKLGGALTVAEIEDVVAGFTVGDVSRYQMAALLMAIWFRGMDPEEVTALTGAMLRSGEQLDLGALSPTADKHSTGGLGDKVSLLLAPLGAACGLKVPMLSGRGLGHTGGTLDKLEAIPGYRINLDNDEFIGLVGDVGCAIIGQGPGIAPADGRIYALRDVTGTVDCIPLITASIMSKKLAAGPETIVIDLKVGSGAFMTGMDDARALAESLVRIGKAWHRRMAVIFSDMSQPLGIAVGHANETREAFAALRPGARAEAPPDLVRLTEELVAEMVLTAGQAPDRASALDRVRGAWDEGEAFAMMEAWVSAQGGRLDPEAEDFGLDVAPRVLAVAAPRQGWVGEIACREFGDALAEIGGARLRVEDELDLSAGIDFVVKRGDRVEEDQPLAWIRSRDAAAAARAAVHVSGAVTIADQRSDLPELVLGRMTGSSGSPSAC; translated from the coding sequence ATGAACGTCGTCCGTCTGATCGAGCGCAAGAAGCTCGGCGGCGCCTTGACCGTCGCCGAGATCGAAGACGTTGTCGCCGGTTTCACCGTGGGCGACGTTTCGCGCTACCAGATGGCGGCCCTGCTCATGGCCATCTGGTTCCGGGGGATGGATCCGGAGGAGGTCACGGCCCTGACGGGCGCCATGCTGCGCTCCGGCGAGCAGCTCGACCTGGGTGCCCTGTCGCCCACGGCCGACAAGCACAGCACCGGCGGTCTGGGCGACAAGGTGAGTCTCCTGCTGGCCCCGCTGGGGGCGGCATGCGGTCTGAAGGTGCCCATGCTCTCGGGGCGCGGACTCGGACATACCGGCGGCACGCTCGACAAGCTGGAGGCCATCCCCGGCTATCGCATCAATCTGGACAACGACGAGTTCATCGGCCTGGTGGGCGATGTCGGCTGCGCGATCATCGGCCAGGGCCCCGGCATCGCTCCCGCCGACGGCCGCATCTATGCCCTGCGCGACGTGACCGGCACCGTCGATTGCATCCCCCTGATCACCGCCAGCATCATGAGCAAGAAGCTGGCGGCCGGGCCGGAGACCATCGTGATCGATCTCAAGGTCGGCTCCGGTGCCTTCATGACCGGTATGGACGACGCGCGCGCGCTGGCGGAATCGCTCGTGCGGATCGGCAAGGCCTGGCACCGGCGCATGGCCGTGATCTTCTCGGACATGTCGCAACCCCTTGGCATCGCCGTCGGGCACGCCAACGAGACACGCGAAGCTTTCGCCGCCCTGCGCCCCGGCGCGCGCGCGGAGGCGCCGCCCGACCTCGTCCGGCTGACCGAGGAGCTCGTCGCCGAGATGGTGCTCACCGCCGGCCAGGCGCCGGATCGCGCCTCGGCCCTGGACAGGGTCCGCGGGGCCTGGGACGAGGGCGAGGCCTTCGCGATGATGGAGGCCTGGGTCTCGGCCCAGGGCGGCCGCCTGGACCCCGAGGCCGAGGACTTCGGGCTGGACGTCGCGCCGCGCGTCCTGGCCGTGGCGGCGCCGCGGCAGGGCTGGGTGGGCGAGATAGCCTGCCGCGAATTCGGCGACGCCCTGGCCGAGATCGGCGGCGCCCGCCTGCGCGTGGAGGACGAGCTCGACCTGAGCGCGGGCATCGACTTCGTCGTCAAGCGGGGAGACAGGGTCGAGGAGGATCAGCCGCTGGCCTGGATCCGCAGCCGGGACGCAGCGGCGGCGGCCAGGGCCGCGGTCCACGTGTCCGGCGCCGTCACGATCGCCGACCAGCGATCGGACCTGCCGGAGCTGGTATTGGGCAGGATGACCGGTTCGTCCGGCTCACCGTCCGCCTGCTAG
- the cdd gene encoding cytidine deaminase, whose amino-acid sequence MDVNRDALVAAARAAMLRSHSPYSGFSVGAALLGEDGRVYTGTNVENASFGLSICAERTAVFKAVSEGCTAFTACAVATGTAEPTPPCGACRQVLVEFGSDLKIYLAGREDAVEEHDLRDLLPRPFVTFDRGDER is encoded by the coding sequence ATGGATGTGAACCGTGATGCCCTGGTCGCGGCCGCGCGTGCGGCCATGCTGCGCAGCCACTCCCCGTATTCCGGCTTCAGCGTGGGCGCCGCCCTGCTGGGCGAAGATGGACGCGTCTATACCGGCACGAATGTCGAGAACGCAAGCTTCGGCCTGTCCATCTGTGCCGAGCGCACGGCGGTCTTCAAGGCGGTGTCCGAGGGCTGTACCGCCTTCACCGCGTGCGCGGTGGCCACCGGCACGGCCGAGCCGACGCCGCCGTGCGGCGCCTGTCGTCAGGTGCTGGTTGAATTCGGGTCCGACCTCAAGATCTACCTGGCGGGGAGGGAGGACGCCGTCGAGGAACACGATCTGCGCGATCTGCTGCCGCGCCCCTTCGTCACCTTCGATCGCGGAGATGAGAGATGA
- a CDS encoding PBP1A family penicillin-binding protein, whose translation MRNIFIREIPPSRIRTFLVITAGVLLLAIGAGLYTVQRLSRDLPSLARIRNIEPARKTLIMAANGDTIHEFFVENRTVVPLDRMPRRLLEAVVAVEDRRFYQHYGFDLRRFVKILWINLTSTSSPGASTITQQLARNTFLTLDKTISRKIKEMILALQIEQTYSKDEILAMYLNEIYMGSGAYGMQAAARTYYGKNLWEIGDAEATLLAGVLQLPEVYSPKRHLDRAYRRRAVVLESMIAAGYIGREEALAIRETEVLVSGPPEDADAPGFAAYFVEEIRKRLEDRYGYEGLYNKGLRVTTTLVPEYQRWMENASENHLQAMELENEYPFTKAMYDSLVAAGETPEGIGYLLSASVLMDARTGAILGLVGGRDYRDSKWNLATQATRQPGSIFKPVIYLTALNHGYVPCSILMDTPVLIDTGVSLWRPRNFNNRFIGPVTLRYALSHSKNVVTAKLINDFGVAPVLDTAAQIGITSDLPPVHALALGAGEVNLLEMVAAYGAFGNHGVHVDPYFITRVETESGEILEEAHISQREVLDPAQAYLMSDLMQSTFAPGGTAVSARRLGFTKTAAGKTGTYNKYTDAWFVGFTPTFVAGVWVGFDEKINMGHKATGAHMALPIWVGFMKEVTRDRPDEPFVRPAGIVEKHVCLRSGMLATTRCDSTALEVFLADNFPQRACDMHGGPLQDFDGFQKDFSTLDDEEEF comes from the coding sequence ATGAGAAACATCTTCATAAGAGAGATCCCCCCCTCGCGAATCCGTACTTTCCTGGTCATCACGGCCGGAGTCCTGCTGCTCGCCATCGGCGCCGGACTCTATACGGTGCAACGACTCTCCCGGGATCTCCCCTCGCTGGCCCGTATCAGGAACATCGAGCCGGCGCGCAAGACGCTCATCATGGCGGCCAACGGCGACACCATCCACGAGTTCTTCGTGGAGAACAGGACAGTCGTCCCGCTGGACCGTATGCCGCGCAGGCTGCTCGAAGCCGTCGTGGCCGTCGAGGACCGGCGCTTCTACCAGCACTACGGCTTCGACCTGCGCCGCTTCGTGAAGATCCTCTGGATCAACCTGACATCCACGTCCAGCCCCGGCGCCAGCACCATCACACAGCAACTCGCGCGCAACACGTTTCTCACGCTCGACAAGACGATATCCCGCAAGATCAAGGAGATGATTCTCGCGCTGCAGATCGAACAGACCTACAGCAAGGACGAAATCCTCGCCATGTACCTCAACGAGATCTACATGGGCAGCGGAGCCTACGGCATGCAGGCGGCAGCACGCACCTACTACGGCAAGAACCTGTGGGAGATCGGAGACGCCGAAGCGACCCTGCTCGCCGGCGTTCTGCAGCTTCCCGAGGTCTACTCGCCAAAGCGGCATCTGGACCGCGCCTACCGTCGTCGCGCCGTCGTCCTCGAATCGATGATCGCTGCCGGCTACATCGGACGCGAGGAGGCCCTCGCCATCAGAGAGACGGAGGTCCTCGTCTCGGGCCCTCCGGAGGATGCCGACGCCCCCGGCTTCGCCGCCTACTTCGTCGAGGAAATACGCAAGCGTCTCGAGGACAGATACGGTTACGAGGGTCTCTACAACAAGGGTCTGCGGGTGACCACCACGCTAGTGCCCGAATACCAGCGCTGGATGGAGAACGCGTCGGAGAACCATCTCCAGGCCATGGAGCTGGAGAACGAGTATCCCTTCACCAAGGCGATGTACGATAGTCTGGTCGCGGCGGGTGAAACGCCGGAGGGCATCGGCTACCTGCTCTCCGCGTCCGTGCTGATGGATGCAAGGACCGGTGCCATCCTGGGACTCGTCGGCGGGCGGGACTACAGGGACTCCAAATGGAATCTCGCCACGCAGGCCACCCGCCAACCCGGCTCGATCTTCAAACCGGTGATCTATCTCACGGCCCTGAACCACGGCTACGTGCCGTGCTCGATCCTGATGGACACGCCCGTGCTGATCGACACGGGCGTAAGCCTCTGGCGGCCACGGAACTTCAACAACCGCTTCATCGGCCCGGTGACGCTCAGATACGCCCTCAGCCATTCCAAGAACGTTGTCACCGCGAAGCTGATCAACGACTTCGGCGTGGCGCCCGTGCTCGACACCGCGGCCCAGATCGGCATCACCAGCGATCTGCCTCCCGTTCACGCCCTGGCCCTGGGAGCCGGTGAGGTGAACTTGCTGGAGATGGTGGCCGCCTACGGCGCCTTCGGCAACCACGGCGTGCACGTCGATCCCTACTTCATAACGCGCGTGGAGACGGAGAGCGGCGAGATCCTCGAGGAGGCGCACATCAGCCAACGCGAGGTGCTCGACCCCGCACAGGCCTACCTGATGAGCGATCTCATGCAGTCCACCTTCGCTCCCGGCGGCACGGCGGTGAGCGCCCGCAGACTGGGGTTCACCAAGACGGCGGCCGGCAAGACGGGCACCTACAACAAGTATACCGATGCCTGGTTCGTGGGCTTCACGCCGACCTTCGTGGCCGGTGTCTGGGTGGGCTTCGACGAGAAGATCAACATGGGCCACAAAGCCACCGGCGCCCACATGGCCCTGCCCATCTGGGTCGGCTTCATGAAGGAAGTGACGAGGGACCGACCGGACGAGCCGTTCGTGCGTCCCGCCGGGATCGTGGAAAAGCACGTGTGCCTGCGCTCAGGAATGCTGGCCACCACGCGCTGCGACTCGACGGCCCTGGAGGTATTCCTGGCCGACAACTTTCCCCAGCGCGCCTGCGACATGCACGGTGGACCCCTGCAGGATTTCGACGGCTTCCAGAAGGACTTCAGCACCCTCGATGACGAGGAAGAATTCTAG